The Henckelia pumila isolate YLH828 chromosome 2, ASM3356847v2, whole genome shotgun sequence genome includes a window with the following:
- the LOC140879012 gene encoding miraculin-like, which yields MKYLLPSITLLIFLHTNANYADYDQLYDTGMEHLVAGTPYYVVPVRSDQGGGLFSYEANATCYAVQQSIDDLPSQAVIFNHHKSKDGDWLAASKDLNIRFEDLYCDSSSSSVLRVADYDEATGQHFVTVGGVEGYPGCGTIVNWFRIEKIVGEYSYKLVYCPSVCDLVNVTCRGVGVFGRGALPRLVLSDDHRDPLLVRFQKAHPCRYNKF from the coding sequence ATGAAATATCTCCTCCCTTCCATCACCCTACTAATCTTCCTACACACAAATGCTAACTACGCAGATTATGATCAGCTGTACGACACGGGCATGGAACATCTCGTGGCGGGCACCCCTTACTACGTCGTCCCGGTCCGGAGCGACCAAGGCGGCGGCCTCTTTTCGTACGAAGCCAACGCGACATGTTACGCCGTACAACAGTCGATAGACGATTTACCGAGCCAAGCAGTGATCTTCAACCATCACAAATCCAAAGACGGAGACTGGCTCGCCGCGTCTAAGGACTTGAACATACGGTTCGAAGATCTTTACTGCGACTCTTCGTCGTCGAGCGTGCTTCGAGTGGCGGACTACGACGAGGCCACGGGGCAACACTTCGTGACGGTGGGCGGGGTCGAAGGGTACCCCGGGTGCGGGACTATTGTGAATTGGTTTCGGATCGAGAAAATCGTCGGGGAGTATTCTTACAAGCTTGTTTACTGCCCGTCGGTGTGCGACCTAGTTAATGTGACGTGCAGAGGCGTGGGGGTCTTCGGACGAGGCGCGTTGCCGCGGTTGGTTTTGTCTGATGATCATCGTGACCCTCTCTTAGTTCGGTTTCAGAAGGCACATCCATGCCGATACAACAAGTTCTGA